The following are encoded together in the Vigna unguiculata cultivar IT97K-499-35 chromosome 2, ASM411807v1, whole genome shotgun sequence genome:
- the LOC114171058 gene encoding protein argonaute 7-like: MMNHVVSYTDSAPKELQQQSKASLKGNDGKKLIPARKPQSVIVAKRPDSGGQEGSVISLLANHFLVQFDPSQNIYHYNVEITPHPSKDIARAIKHKLVNNNSAVLSGATPAYDGRKNLFSPVEFQNDKLEFYISLPIPSAKLASPYGEISDLREKHEKLKLFRINIKLVSKINGKELTNYLSKEGDDWIPLPQDYLHALDVVLRESPTEKCIPVGRSFYSSSMGRSKDIGGGAVGLRGFFQSLRPTQQGLALNVDFSVTAFHESIGVIAYLQKRLEFLRDLSQRKTAQLTGEERKEVEKSLKNIRVFVCHRETVQRYRVYGLTEEATENLWFADRDGKNLRLVNYFKDHYNYDIQFRKLPCLQISRSKPCYLPMELCVICEGQKFLGKLSDDQTARILKMGCQRPGERKTIIEGVMRGNVGPTSGDQEKEFKLHVSREMTKLTGRILFPPKLKLGDGGHVRNLTPSRHDRQWNLLDGHVSEGTTIERWALISFGGTPEQKSNVPRFVNQLSQRCEQLGIFLNKNTVIAPQFESNQILNNVTLLESKLKRIQRTASNKLQLLICIMERKHKGYADLKRIAETSVGVVSQCCLYPNLSKLSSQFLANLALKINAKVGGCTVALYNSLPSQLPRLFHIDEPVIFMGADVTHPHPLDDFSPSVAAVVGSMNWPTANKYISRIRSQTHRQEIIQDLGAMVGELLDDFYQEVEKLPSRIIFFRDGVSETQFYKVLEDELQSIRCACTRFPGYKPSITFVVVQKRHHTRLFPLETDHSSTQNHFLYENIPPGTVVDSVITHPNEFDFYLCSHWGVKGTSRPTHYHVLWDENQFTSDELQKLVYNLCYTFVRCTKPISLVPPAYYAHLAAYRGRLYLQRSESLGLFRNTSTLSRAAPPKTAPLPKLSENIKKLMFYC; this comes from the exons atgatgaaccATGTTGTTTCTTACACCGACTCCGCTCCGAAGGAACTCCAGCAGCAATCTAAGGCATCCCTCAAAGGAAATGATGGGAAGAAACTCATTCCGGCGAGGAAGCCACAGTCAGTGATTGTTGCAAAGAGACCAGACTCTGGTGGCCAAGAAGGCTCTGTCATCTCTCTTCTTGCCAACCACTTTTTGGTACAATTTGATCCATCACAGAACATATATCATTACAATGTTGAAATCACACCCCATCCCTCCAAGGATATCGCCAGAGCTATCAAGCACAAGTTGGTTAATAACAATTCTGCTGTCCTCTCAGGTGCTACTCCAGCATATGATGGCAGAAAGAATCTTTTCAGTCCAGTTGAGTTCCAAAATGATAAGCTGGAGTTCTACATAAGCCTCCCAATCCCCTCTGCCAAGCTTGCATCACCTTATGGAGAAATCTCTGACTTGAGAGAGAAGCATGAAAAGCTTAAACTTTTCAGGataaatatcaagttggtcTCAAAAATCAATGGGAAGGAGTTGACTAACTACTTGAGCAAAGAGGGTGATGACTGGATTCCACTTCCACAGGATTATCTGCATGCTTTGGATGTAGTTCTTAGGGAGAGCCCTACTGAGAAATGCATACCTGTTGGAAGGTCATTCTATTCAAGTTCAATGGGAAGAAGCAAAGACATTGGTGGAGGAGCTGTTGGATTGAGAGGCTTCTTTCAGAGTCTCAGGCCAACACAACAAGGATTAGCTCTCAATGTGGATTTCTCAGTAACTGCTTTCCATGAGAGCATCGGAGTGATTGCATACCTGCAGAAACGTCTTGAGTTCCTTCGAGACCTTTCTCAAAGGAAGACAGCTCAATTAACTGGTGAAGAGAGGAAGGAAGTTGAGAAGTCATTGAAGAACATCAGGGTCTTTGTTTGCCATAGGGAAACTGTTCAGAGATACCGTGTCTATGGCTTGACTGAGGAGGCTACTGAAAACCTTTGGTTTGCTGACAGAGATGGCAAGAATCTGAGGCTGGTTAATTACTTTAAAGATCACTATAACTATGACATACAATTCAGAAAATTGCCATGCTTGCAAATTAGTAGGAGTAAACCTTGTTATCTCCCTATGGAGCTTTGTGTGATCTGTGAAGGCCAGAAGTTCCTTGGAAAACTCAGTGATGATCAGACAGCACGAATACTCAAGATGGGCTGCCAAAGACCGGGAGAACGAAAAACCATTATTGAAGGAGTCATGAGAGGAAATGTTGGGCCTACCAG TGGTGATCAGGAAAAAGAATTCAAGCTCCATGTCTCGAGAGAAATGACAAAGTTGACTGGCAGAATTCTTTTCCCTCCCAAACTTAAGCTTGGAGATGGAGGTCATGTGAGAAACTTGACTCCTTCGCGTCATGACCGGCAATGGAACCTTCTTGATGGCCATGTCTCTGAAGGAACTACTATTGAAAGGTGGGCACTGATTAGTTTTGGGGGCACGCCTGAGCAGAAGTCCAATGTCCCCAGATTCGTAAACCAGTTATCTCAAAGGTGTGAACAATTGGGCATTTTTCTCAACAAGAACACAGTTATTGCTCCCCAGTTTGAATCAAACCAGATTCTTAACAATGTCACCCTTTTGGAATCTAAGCTCAAGAGGATCCAGAGGACTGCCTCAAACAAACTCCAGCTTCTTATTTGCATAATGGAGAGAAAACACAAAGGGTATGCAGACTTGAAACGAATTGCCGAGACCAGTGTTGGTGTTGTGAGCCAATGCTGCCTGTACCCCAATCTCAGCAAGTTGAGCTCACAATTTTTGGCTAATTTGGCCCTCAAAATCAATGCCAAAGTTGGTGGATGCACGGTTGCTTTGTACAACTCATTGCCTTCACAGTTACCACGTCTCTTTCATATCGATGAGCCAGTGATATTCATGGGTGCAGATGTGACACATCCTCACCCTCTTGATGATTTCAGTCCATCCGTTGCTGCTGTTGTCGGTAGCATGAATTGGCCGACAGCAAACAAATACATTTCAAGAATAAGGTCTCAAACACACAGACAAGAAATCATTCAGGATCTTGGTGCAATGGTGGGGGAACTTCTCGATGATTTTTACCAGGAGGTAGAGAAACTCCCCAGCAGAATTATTTTCTTCAGAGATGGAGTCAGTGAAACTCAGTTTTACAAAGTGTTGGAAGACGAACTTCAGTCAATCAGGTGTGCATGCACAAGGTTTCCTGGTTACAAACCTTCCATTACTTTTGTAGTTGTGCAAAAGAGGCATCACACAAGGTTGTTTCCCCTTGAAACTGACCACTCTTCAACCCAAAACCATTTTCTATATGAAAACATTCCTCCAGGGACTGTGGTTGATTCAGTGATCACTCATCCAAATGAATTTGATTTCTACCTTTGTAGCCATTGGGGTGTGAAAGGAACAAGTAGGCCAACTCACTACCATGTCTTGTGGGATGAAAACCAGTTTACTTCTGATGAACTGCAGAAACTGGTTTACAACTTATGCTACACTTTTGTCAGGTGCACCAAGCCAATTTCTTTGGTGCCTCCAGCATATTATGCCCATTTAGCTGCATACAGAGGCAGACTCTACCTCCAGAGATCAGAGTCCTTAGGTTTGTTCAGAAACACATCTACACTATCCAGAGCTGCTCCTCCAAAGACAGCACCTCTACCTAAACTTAGTGAAAACATCAAGAAGCTCATGTTCTACTGCTAA